The following is a genomic window from Capnocytophaga stomatis.
CGTCCCAAAAACAAACCCTTTTTTCTACATATGTCGCATTATGCCATTCACGTTCCCATTATGGGAGATAAGCGTTTTCTGCAAAAATATCTCGACAAAGGAATGCATCTTATTGAAGCTCAGTACGCCACTCTAATTGAAGGAATGGACAAAAGTCTCGGCGACATAATGGACTATTTGGAGAAAAATAAACTTGACAGAAACACAGTGATTATTTTTCTTTCTGATAATGGCGGATTAGACGCTTTGGGACGTGGGCTTTCTCCCAACAGTTGTAATGCTCCTTTATCCAGCGGAAAAGGAACGCTTCGCGAGGGAGGGATACGTATTCCTTTGATTATTTCATCTCATAATAAAAAAGTTAAGTCTAAAACTTTACACGAAAAAGTGATAATAGAAGACCTTTTCCCCACAATTTTGGAAATGGCACAACTGACCAATTACAAAACCATTCAAACCATTGACGGTAAAAGCCTATTACCTTTATTGTCAGGTAAAAAATCAAACTTTTTCAATGACAGAAGTCTGTTTTGGCACTTGCCCAATAAGTGGTTTGATACCAATATGGAACTCTCAATCGCCCCTTCAAGTGCCATTAGTAAAGGTGATTACAAACTAATTTACTACCATAACACACAGCAGAAAACTCTTTATAACTTAGCTGATGATATAGGAGAAAAGAATGATATTTCAGATAAAAATCCCGAAAAAGCACAAGAATTATCAAAAATTCTTTCGGATTACCTACGAAATGTAAATGCACAAATGCCAATAGATAAAAAAACAGGAAAACAAGTTCCTCTTCCTGATGAAAGTAACACAATAAATTAAAAAAACAATACAAAATATGTCAAATAATAAAGAAAATGCACTACGACTTCCTGCCGAACTGCTATACGCACACGAATTAGAAGCCCTCAAAGCAGAAGACAAAAACGAAGAAAAACCCTTTGGCTGGCAACTATCGCCCAAAGCTGTGCTCAAATTCATAGTCGGAGGAAAGGCAAACGGCGTTGATATAACTCCTAAGTACATTGGGCACAATCGCTTAGTTGAAATTGCTATCGCCACTTTGCTCACTGACCGCTCTCTTTTGCTTATCGGTGAACCCGGAACTGCCAAATCTTGGCTTTCCGAAAACCTTACTGCTGCCATTTGTGGTGACTCCAACAAAGTAATTCAAGGAACGGCAGGCACCAGTGAAGAACACATTCGTTATTCGTGGAATTATGCAATGTTGCTGGCAAATGGTCCTTCTAATGAAGCTCTTATTAAAAGCCCGATTTACAGAGCGATGGAAACAGGTTCCGTAGCCCGATTTGAAGAAATTTCACGATGTGCTTCAGAGGTTCAAGATGCCTTAATTTCAATTATGTCCGAAAAAACAATTGCAATTCCCGAACTCGGCAAAGAACTTTCTGCCCAACGCGGATTTTCCATTATTGCCACAGCAAATACACGCGACCGAGGCGTAAACGAAATGTCTTCTGCCTTAAAAAGACGCTTCAATATCATCGTGTTACCTTCTCCGGCAACGCTCGAAACCGAAGTATCCATCGTTACAAAACGTGTTGCGGAAATCTCTAACAATTATCAACTAAAAGCAAGTTTGCCAACTAACGAAGCTATTGAAAAAATTGTTACTATCTTCCGAGAATTGAGAAAAGGAATGACCTTGGATGAAAAACAAAAATTAAAATCTCCAAGTGGTGTTATCTCCACCGCAGAAGCTATATCACTCATCACCAACAGTATGGCTCTTGCCGGAAGTTTTGGAAGTGGTTCAGTAACAGATGAAGATTTAGCTTCAGGACTGCAAGGAGCTATCGTGAAAGATGAAGACAAAGACAAACTTGTTTGGAAAGAATATCTTGAAAATGTAATGAAAAAACGGGGTGCGTCGTGGCGAGAACTTTATAACCGATGTACAGAAATGAACGGGTAAAAACTGCTCTTTATTCAGAATTTTATATTTTTTAAAAGAAAATTATTTTCAATTGTAAATCATAATAAGTAATTCAATATGAATACTTTTGGAGTTCGCCATTTGTCGCCTGGAGCTTCTTTTCATCTTCTGAAATTTTTGGAAAAACACAAGCCAAAATGCATTTTGATTGAAGGTCCGTCCGATGCTACAAATCTAATCTCACATATTGCCGAAAAAGGTGTGAAACCGCCCATTGCGATGCTTGGTTACACTACAGAGTTGCCCATTGAAACTGTTTTGTATCCTTTTGCGAGTTATTCTCCCGAATATCAAGCCATTTGCTGGGGTGCAAAAAGAAAACTTGATGTGCGTTTTATTGACTTGCCTTCGGAAATTATGTTAAAACTCCGACAAGAACGCAATCAGGAAGAGGACAATGAAAAAATCGCAAATTATTATTCTTTTCACAACGGATTATACGACCAACTCGCCAAACGCTACGAAGAAACAGATTATGAAAGTTACTGGGAGAGAAACTTTGAACACAATTTAAATGAAGATATTTTTCGTCAGGGATTGGGCTATCAGTCTGAACAAATTCGGGAACTTGTCATAGAAAAAGAATATGAATCAGTTCCTTACGATTTCTCCTACAATCTGATTCGGGAATCTTATATGAAGCGAGAAATTGAAAAAGCACTAACTTCATACAAACCCGAAGAAGTTGTTGTGATTGTTGGGGCGTACCATCTGGCAGGTATCCATAGTGATTTGCCTGCTATGACTGATAATGAGCTTAAAAAGCTACCCCGAGCCACCTCCCAGCTTACTCTTATGCCCTACTCCTATTTGCGTTTGAGTAGCAGAACAGGCTACGGAGCAGGAAATAAAGCTCCGTATTACTTCGAGTTGATGTGGCAAGCTATGCAAAGTAATAATTTGCAGAATTTATCAGCTGTGTATCTTTCAAAAGTAGCGAAAGAACTCCGAGAAAAAGGTGACAATGCTTCGTCGGCGAGTGTTATCGAAGCTATCCGCTTGGCAAATGCCTTAACTGCAATGCGTGGAGGCACAATGCCTGTTCTGAAGGATTTACACGATGCTGTAACCACGTGCTTTGGTGGCGGAGAATTATCTCCTGTTGCGGAAGCCATTAATAAAGTGGATATTGGAACAGCTATCGGAAGTCTGCCAGAAGGTATTAGTCAAACACCAGTACAGGAGAATATGAATCAGGAACTAAAACGCCTGAAACTCACTCAGTACAAATCGGCTGTGGCTCAGGAATTAGCTCTTGACCTTCGTGAAAATCTGAAAGTAAAAACCAAAGAAGCTGCCTTTATTGACCTGAATCGTTCTATTTTCTTGCATCGTTTAAGAGTTTTAGGAATTCTTTTTGCGGAAGAACAAAGAACATCACAAGATAGTGCCACTTGGGCTGAAAAATGGATATTACAATGGTCTCCCGAAGTGGAAATCCAAATTGTGGAAGCTAACTTAAAAGGAGAAACCATTGAAATTGCAGCGGCTTTTCACTTAAAGGAATTGCTAAACGAATCTGATGATATATCAGTTGTAGCAACCATTGTCCGACAAGCGTGCGAATGCCATCTAACAAGCCTATTTGAAAATGCTCTTAGCACACTTCAGCGTTTACTTGTTGATTCAAACAGCTTTACGCAAATCGCAAATGCTGCACACGAATTGGCTGTACTGGTGCAATACGGTGACCTTCGGCAATTTGATTTGGAGCCTCTGAAACCTATTCTCCAACAACTGTTTTTGAGAGCTTCTCTTTTGCTTGTAGATGCCTCATCTTGTGATGATAAAGCCTCAACAAATGTACTACAAGCAATCAACACGATGGAATTTATTTCACAGCAACAATATGATTTGGTAGATGT
Proteins encoded in this region:
- a CDS encoding sulfatase; translation: MLRFFLLCFILVGCSSLKENHAHKQQPPNIILFIVDDMGWQDTSVPFAEEKTHFNSTYQTPNMERLANQGIKFTQAYATPICSPSRISLLTGSSMARHRVTNWTLEYNKSTDGKDEELEFPNWNVNGLATEPNIPNTFYATSLPEILQQANYHTIHVGKAHFASMGTPGADPLNVGFDVNVAGHAAGGLQSYEGEANFGNTPYKSSYFAVPGLQEFYGKDIFITEALTQKALKMLDKRPKNKPFFLHMSHYAIHVPIMGDKRFLQKYLDKGMHLIEAQYATLIEGMDKSLGDIMDYLEKNKLDRNTVIIFLSDNGGLDALGRGLSPNSCNAPLSSGKGTLREGGIRIPLIISSHNKKVKSKTLHEKVIIEDLFPTILEMAQLTNYKTIQTIDGKSLLPLLSGKKSNFFNDRSLFWHLPNKWFDTNMELSIAPSSAISKGDYKLIYYHNTQQKTLYNLADDIGEKNDISDKNPEKAQELSKILSDYLRNVNAQMPIDKKTGKQVPLPDESNTIN
- a CDS encoding ATP-binding protein, whose product is MSNNKENALRLPAELLYAHELEALKAEDKNEEKPFGWQLSPKAVLKFIVGGKANGVDITPKYIGHNRLVEIAIATLLTDRSLLLIGEPGTAKSWLSENLTAAICGDSNKVIQGTAGTSEEHIRYSWNYAMLLANGPSNEALIKSPIYRAMETGSVARFEEISRCASEVQDALISIMSEKTIAIPELGKELSAQRGFSIIATANTRDRGVNEMSSALKRRFNIIVLPSPATLETEVSIVTKRVAEISNNYQLKASLPTNEAIEKIVTIFRELRKGMTLDEKQKLKSPSGVISTAEAISLITNSMALAGSFGSGSVTDEDLASGLQGAIVKDEDKDKLVWKEYLENVMKKRGASWRELYNRCTEMNG
- a CDS encoding DUF5682 family protein, producing MNTFGVRHLSPGASFHLLKFLEKHKPKCILIEGPSDATNLISHIAEKGVKPPIAMLGYTTELPIETVLYPFASYSPEYQAICWGAKRKLDVRFIDLPSEIMLKLRQERNQEEDNEKIANYYSFHNGLYDQLAKRYEETDYESYWERNFEHNLNEDIFRQGLGYQSEQIRELVIEKEYESVPYDFSYNLIRESYMKREIEKALTSYKPEEVVVIVGAYHLAGIHSDLPAMTDNELKKLPRATSQLTLMPYSYLRLSSRTGYGAGNKAPYYFELMWQAMQSNNLQNLSAVYLSKVAKELREKGDNASSASVIEAIRLANALTAMRGGTMPVLKDLHDAVTTCFGGGELSPVAEAINKVDIGTAIGSLPEGISQTPVQENMNQELKRLKLTQYKSAVAQELALDLRENLKVKTKEAAFIDLNRSIFLHRLRVLGILFAEEQRTSQDSATWAEKWILQWSPEVEIQIVEANLKGETIEIAAAFHLKELLNESDDISVVATIVRQACECHLTSLFENALSTLQRLLVDSNSFTQIANAAHELAVLVQYGDLRQFDLEPLKPILQQLFLRASLLLVDASSCDDKASTNVLQAINTMEFISQQQYDLVDVETWQKELSHLAWRDDLNARLSGVAFSILLEHNLASEEDCAKEVSRRLSPGIPADLGASWFEGLSGRNRYALLSRVSLWKELDLYVQQLDNDEFLRSVVFLRRAFADFEPNQKNSIAELLGDLWGTGSEATAEALQTELTEDETSKLDELNDFDFDF